In one Sphingomonas sp. AP4-R1 genomic region, the following are encoded:
- a CDS encoding DUF1800 family protein, with amino-acid sequence MAPSPSPASIALNRFGLGARPDDVPPGDPKRWLLDQFDRYDPRPPAFAALPDGTQLAAEYFADQMALAEARKQAKAAANDPKQDAATLAARKDVNAGVREAYRAATNARMASALATETPFVERLVHFWANHFALSADKPQVTIFAGAYEMEAIRPHVLGRFEDMLLAVERHPAMLYYLDQFRSVGPDSRAGLRAAQLRPDRPLGLNENLAREIMELHTLGVRTGYAQADVTEFARALTGWSIGGKGPGAGPGGDKDDGALGRFQFRPNIHEPGTRTILGKAYSEEGEGQAKAVLHRLATSPATAKHVSTKLARHFVADDPPPALVDRMTAAFLKHDGDLTAVYRVLIAAPESWAAVPTKFKSPWEWTVSSMRGLGRRDLGQTDIAPMQNQLGQPVWRPGSPAGYDDIAATWASPDALMRRVELAQRFASTAGDRIDARALAPKLMPAAVSPATTTALAQAESGATALALLLVSPEFQRR; translated from the coding sequence ATGGCGCCTTCGCCCTCGCCAGCCTCGATCGCGCTGAACCGCTTCGGCCTCGGCGCCCGGCCCGATGACGTGCCGCCCGGCGATCCGAAGCGCTGGCTGCTCGACCAGTTCGATCGCTACGATCCGCGTCCGCCCGCCTTCGCCGCGCTCCCCGACGGCACGCAGCTGGCGGCGGAGTATTTCGCCGATCAGATGGCGCTGGCCGAAGCGCGCAAGCAGGCGAAGGCGGCCGCGAACGATCCCAAACAGGATGCCGCCACTCTGGCCGCGCGCAAGGACGTGAATGCCGGGGTGCGCGAGGCCTATCGTGCCGCCACCAACGCCCGCATGGCCAGTGCGCTCGCGACCGAGACCCCTTTCGTCGAGCGGCTCGTCCATTTCTGGGCCAACCATTTCGCGCTTTCCGCCGACAAGCCGCAGGTGACGATCTTCGCCGGCGCCTATGAGATGGAGGCGATCCGCCCGCATGTGCTGGGCAGGTTCGAAGATATGCTGCTCGCGGTCGAGCGGCATCCGGCGATGCTCTATTATCTGGATCAATTCCGTTCGGTCGGGCCCGACAGCCGGGCCGGGCTGCGCGCGGCCCAGTTGCGGCCGGATCGTCCGCTCGGCCTGAACGAGAATCTCGCGCGGGAGATCATGGAACTGCACACGCTCGGCGTCCGCACCGGCTATGCCCAGGCCGACGTCACCGAATTCGCGCGCGCGCTCACCGGCTGGTCGATCGGCGGCAAGGGCCCCGGCGCGGGACCCGGCGGCGACAAGGATGATGGCGCGCTCGGCCGCTTCCAGTTCCGTCCCAATATCCACGAGCCCGGCACGCGCACGATCCTCGGCAAAGCCTATTCCGAGGAAGGCGAGGGACAGGCGAAAGCGGTGCTGCATCGGCTCGCCACCTCGCCCGCCACCGCGAAGCACGTCTCCACCAAGCTCGCGCGCCATTTCGTGGCGGACGATCCGCCGCCCGCTCTCGTCGATCGCATGACGGCGGCCTTCCTGAAGCATGACGGCGATCTCACCGCGGTCTATCGCGTGCTGATCGCGGCCCCCGAAAGCTGGGCGGCGGTGCCCACCAAGTTCAAGAGCCCGTGGGAGTGGACTGTCTCGTCGATGCGCGGGCTCGGTCGGCGCGATCTGGGCCAGACCGACATCGCGCCGATGCAGAACCAGCTCGGCCAGCCCGTGTGGCGGCCGGGGTCACCGGCGGGTTATGACGATATCGCCGCCACCTGGGCCTCGCCCGACGCGCTGATGCGCCGCGTCGAACTGGCGCAGCGCTTCGCGTCCACGGCGGGCGACCGGATCGATGCGCGCGCACTGGCCCCGAAGCTGATGCCCGCCGCCGTCTCGCCCGCCACCACCACGGCACTGGCACAGGCCGAGAGCGGCGCGACCGCGCTGGCCCTGCTGCTCGTCAGCCCCGAATTCCAGAGGAGGTGA
- a CDS encoding DUF1501 domain-containing protein → MSDHHHLPRRDLLKFAALGGAMLVAPRMALAAVETDSRFVFIIQRGAADGLNIVIPYADPDYAKLRGALAIDPARATKLDGQFALHPALVQAAAMYGQKQAIFVHATASPYRDRSHFDGQNVLETGGTAPYAVRDGWLNRLVGLLPKARDEAIAFAPTVPPALRGPAEVASYAPSALPQPTDDLLLRVGRLYQADPQLHPLWEAAREARGMAADENAGRAPADLGKLAASFLSRPDGPRIAMLETGGWDTHTGQDFRLTAQLKALDQMLAALRDGLGDTWSKTVVVVATEFGRTAAANGTGGTDHGTGSAAMLFGGGLKGGRVIADWPGLAQAQLYQQRDLNATTGLDSVIAGLAAEAFGIEPDRVRRTLFAQAPASRPLEGLLQRA, encoded by the coding sequence ATGAGCGACCACCACCATCTTCCCCGGCGTGATCTCCTGAAGTTCGCGGCGCTCGGCGGCGCGATGCTCGTTGCGCCGCGCATGGCGCTGGCGGCGGTGGAGACGGACAGCCGCTTCGTCTTCATCATCCAGCGCGGCGCCGCCGACGGGCTCAATATCGTGATCCCCTATGCCGATCCCGATTATGCGAAGCTGCGCGGCGCGCTGGCGATCGATCCCGCACGCGCGACCAAGCTGGACGGCCAGTTCGCGCTCCATCCCGCGCTCGTGCAGGCGGCGGCGATGTATGGGCAGAAGCAGGCGATCTTCGTCCACGCCACCGCCTCGCCCTATCGCGATCGTTCGCATTTCGACGGGCAGAATGTGCTCGAGACGGGCGGCACCGCGCCTTATGCGGTCCGCGACGGCTGGCTCAACCGGCTCGTCGGCCTGCTGCCCAAGGCGCGCGACGAGGCGATCGCCTTCGCGCCGACCGTGCCGCCGGCGCTGCGGGGCCCCGCCGAGGTCGCCTCCTACGCCCCATCCGCATTGCCGCAGCCGACCGACGATCTGCTGCTGCGTGTCGGCCGCCTCTATCAGGCCGATCCCCAGCTTCATCCGCTGTGGGAGGCGGCGCGCGAGGCGCGCGGCATGGCGGCGGACGAAAATGCGGGACGCGCGCCCGCTGATCTGGGCAAGCTCGCCGCCTCCTTCCTGTCCCGTCCGGATGGCCCGCGTATCGCCATGCTGGAGACGGGCGGCTGGGATACGCATACCGGACAGGATTTCCGCCTGACCGCGCAATTGAAGGCGCTGGATCAGATGCTGGCGGCCTTGCGCGACGGGCTCGGCGATACGTGGAGCAAGACGGTGGTGGTCGTCGCCACCGAATTCGGCCGCACCGCCGCCGCCAACGGCACAGGCGGCACCGATCACGGCACGGGCTCGGCCGCGATGCTGTTCGGCGGTGGCCTGAAGGGCGGGCGCGTGATCGCGGACTGGCCGGGGCTCGCGCAGGCGCAGCTCTACCAGCAGCGCGACCTGAACGCGACGACGGGGCTGGACAGCGTGATCGCCGGGCTGGCGGCGGAGGCGTTCGGCATCGAGCCGGACCGCGTCCGTCGTACCCTGTTCGCGCAGGCTCCCGCATCACGTCCGCTGGAGGGATTGCTGCAGCGGGCGTGA
- a CDS encoding adenylate/guanylate cyclase domain-containing protein, producing MIDANEMKASQISVFQTNLLHPTKSIKAFLESNSTTMIVVAPKGFGKTLLLKAKRLSITDPSITILPSGQSLLDKPAGSPSPPASKEYSDTRDNPAYWKGLWTIAIAIGVLKHEKWHPEGLPPVLERIFAEKELTSICDIFDPLLSASYADYIKIVACYNDKLKLSMRNISHNISIFIDNIDEYYEDMLRAQHMDVGTNLYGEAKEIYWYLAQLGIALASREINEHNSHIRVYASIRSEVKQRSITKSSFGIQLTSRSLQMNYSDHDLKQIIEKNILAEKKPNLLPGGTTPIDKFLGKDCISVFHPKTGDQEDFLDFWIRHTLRRPRDIVLVGRHISALEPRDRNARSLRQAVRTASREIARGFMAEMEPHLAGFDPDILIGLIRSNTLSAAELARISAEYAQLYEKKYEARGELHTDHVFCALYKIGLLGVIRNDEQTYERIQDFLPLGSVALDEIHVLPDADLYLIHPILDDLIGTRSTRYFNGLNDLNVIGAGRRWRDERSVSYVLKGDLKGYSEIMKDVPKSRKFKELLDASAREYFHNIDHPDVHQGDSILLIDTNPVSVITAARAIEERIANSEFKGTFRFGGEAGYVMIDGSDQNRNVSGMALRTAARLEPHVTPGEIWVTEDFVTRVKEQFRSDIYQFEEIAAEDAPALGTQDGRFNLAKNERDEPIFTKLFRVRPL from the coding sequence GTGATCGACGCCAATGAGATGAAGGCGTCCCAGATTTCGGTTTTCCAAACCAATCTTCTCCACCCGACCAAGAGCATCAAGGCATTTCTGGAGAGCAATAGCACCACGATGATCGTGGTCGCCCCGAAGGGATTCGGGAAAACCTTGCTTCTCAAGGCGAAACGTCTTTCCATCACGGATCCTTCGATCACGATCCTTCCATCCGGACAATCACTGCTCGACAAGCCAGCCGGATCGCCCAGTCCGCCCGCATCGAAGGAATATTCGGATACACGGGACAATCCGGCCTATTGGAAAGGCCTGTGGACGATCGCCATCGCGATCGGTGTCCTCAAACACGAAAAATGGCACCCGGAGGGCCTCCCGCCCGTGCTGGAGCGGATCTTCGCGGAGAAGGAGCTGACCAGCATCTGCGATATATTCGATCCGCTTCTTTCCGCCTCCTACGCCGACTACATAAAAATCGTCGCATGCTACAATGACAAGCTCAAGCTCAGCATGAGAAACATATCTCATAATATTTCCATATTCATCGATAATATAGACGAATATTATGAGGATATGCTGCGGGCCCAGCATATGGATGTCGGAACCAATCTCTACGGCGAGGCCAAGGAGATATATTGGTATCTCGCGCAGCTCGGCATCGCCCTCGCCTCCCGCGAAATCAACGAACATAACAGCCACATCCGCGTCTATGCGTCGATCAGGAGCGAGGTGAAGCAGCGCAGCATCACCAAAAGCTCGTTCGGGATCCAGCTGACGAGCCGATCCCTCCAGATGAACTATAGCGATCATGATCTGAAGCAGATCATCGAGAAGAATATTCTGGCGGAAAAGAAACCCAATCTCCTGCCCGGCGGGACGACGCCGATCGACAAGTTCCTCGGCAAGGATTGTATCAGCGTCTTCCATCCCAAGACGGGAGATCAGGAGGACTTTCTCGATTTCTGGATACGGCATACGCTGCGCCGCCCGCGCGACATCGTCCTGGTCGGCCGCCACATATCGGCGCTCGAACCGCGCGACCGCAATGCGCGCTCGCTCCGGCAGGCCGTGCGAACCGCGTCGCGGGAGATCGCGCGCGGGTTCATGGCGGAAATGGAGCCCCACCTTGCAGGCTTCGATCCGGATATCCTGATCGGACTCATCCGGAGCAACACGCTGTCCGCCGCCGAACTGGCCCGGATTTCCGCCGAATATGCCCAGCTCTACGAGAAGAAGTATGAAGCGCGGGGCGAACTGCACACCGATCATGTCTTCTGCGCGCTGTACAAGATCGGATTGCTCGGCGTGATCCGGAACGACGAGCAGACCTACGAGCGGATCCAGGATTTCCTGCCGCTGGGCAGCGTCGCGCTGGACGAGATCCATGTCCTGCCGGATGCGGACCTCTATCTGATCCACCCCATATTGGACGATCTGATCGGCACGCGCTCGACCCGATATTTCAACGGGCTCAACGATCTCAACGTGATCGGCGCGGGCCGGCGCTGGCGTGACGAGCGATCCGTCTCCTACGTCCTGAAAGGCGATCTCAAAGGCTATTCGGAGATCATGAAGGACGTGCCGAAATCCCGTAAATTCAAGGAATTGCTGGACGCTTCGGCGCGCGAATATTTTCACAACATCGATCACCCCGATGTCCATCAGGGGGATTCCATCCTGTTGATCGATACCAATCCCGTATCCGTGATCACGGCCGCGCGCGCGATCGAGGAACGCATCGCCAATTCTGAATTCAAGGGCACGTTCCGGTTCGGCGGGGAAGCCGGTTATGTGATGATCGACGGCAGCGATCAGAACCGCAACGTATCGGGCATGGCCTTGCGGACGGCGGCGAGGCTGGAACCGCACGTCACGCCTGGCGAAATCTGGGTGACGGAAGATTTCGTGACCCGCGTGAAGGAGCAGTTCCGCAGCGACATCTACCAGTTCGAGGAGATTGCGGCGGAGGACGCCCCGGCGCTCGGCACCCAGGACGGCCGCTTCAATCTCGCCAAGAACGAGCGGGACGAACCGATCTTCACCAAGCTGTTCCGCGTCAGGCCGCTTTAA
- a CDS encoding DUF3309 family protein, with amino-acid sequence MLTLILVILLILWLGGSFPRAGAYNANWGFAPVGLGTILIIVLLILLLTGRI; translated from the coding sequence ATGCTGACGCTTATTCTCGTTATTCTTCTGATCCTCTGGTTGGGCGGATCTTTCCCGCGTGCAGGCGCCTACAATGCCAATTGGGGATTTGCCCCGGTCGGCCTCGGCACGATCCTGATCATCGTGCTGCTGATACTTCTTCTGACCGGACGGATCTGA
- a CDS encoding tetratricopeptide repeat protein encodes MATLGMSAADRAEVEAFQRDVIEPSMTSLVILDFWAEWCGPCKQLTPTLEKVAAAYAGKGVILAKVNVDENKFIASQFRVKSIPTVYAIFQGQPVADLTNARSESQIGQILDQILRQIPVQGAEDQLHQDVAPLIAMGEQVLEAGEVERAVSIFTQLLDMAPEDPAVVAGLARALVAAGRVDEATAALDTLPADKAKDAGVLRARAAIALAAATGPVGEVEALRAKVAANAEDQEARYELAGALMGAGDRDGAADLLLGSIELDRDWNEAAARKRLLTLFEATGLEDPWVSQQRRRLSAVLFG; translated from the coding sequence TTGGCGACCTTGGGCATGAGCGCGGCGGATCGGGCGGAGGTCGAGGCCTTCCAGCGCGACGTGATCGAGCCGTCGATGACGTCGCTCGTCATCCTCGATTTCTGGGCGGAATGGTGCGGCCCCTGCAAGCAGCTCACCCCCACGCTGGAGAAGGTCGCGGCGGCCTATGCGGGCAAGGGCGTGATCCTCGCCAAGGTGAATGTCGACGAGAACAAGTTCATCGCGTCCCAATTCCGCGTAAAGTCGATCCCGACCGTCTATGCGATCTTCCAGGGACAGCCGGTGGCGGACCTGACCAATGCGCGCTCGGAAAGCCAGATCGGCCAGATCCTCGATCAGATCCTTCGCCAGATCCCGGTTCAGGGCGCGGAGGATCAGCTGCACCAGGATGTCGCCCCGCTGATCGCGATGGGCGAGCAGGTGCTGGAGGCGGGCGAGGTGGAGCGCGCCGTCTCGATCTTCACCCAGCTGCTCGACATGGCACCCGAGGATCCCGCCGTCGTGGCGGGCCTCGCGCGTGCGCTGGTCGCGGCGGGCCGTGTCGATGAGGCGACCGCCGCGCTGGATACGTTGCCGGCCGACAAGGCCAAGGATGCGGGCGTTCTCCGCGCCCGCGCCGCGATCGCGCTGGCGGCCGCGACCGGCCCGGTGGGCGAGGTCGAGGCTTTGCGCGCCAAGGTCGCCGCCAATGCCGAGGATCAGGAGGCGCGTTACGAACTGGCTGGGGCGCTGATGGGCGCGGGCGATCGCGATGGCGCGGCGGACCTTCTGCTCGGCTCGATCGAGCTGGATCGCGACTGGAACGAGGCCGCCGCCCGCAAGCGGCTGCTGACGTTGTTCGAGGCGACCGGCCTTGAAGATCCGTGGGTGTCGCAGCAGCGCCGCCGCCTCTCGGCCGTCCTGTTCGGATGA
- a CDS encoding LON peptidase substrate-binding domain-containing protein, whose translation MTTRTGTRLSIFPLPGALLLPRAYLPLHIFEPRYRAMVSDALARDRRIAMIQPLPMQAPDLEAPALFDVGCVGRIAQVEAMEDGRFNLVLEGVTRFRTVREMDVTTPFRQIEAETFTGDFEDPDPLPSVVRADVEREARRFADAHGYEIEWDDVGRLDDEALVSGISQVAPFDIAAKQALLEAPTLADRADMLVDFLRFFGLDAGDEPTLQ comes from the coding sequence ATGACCACGCGCACCGGCACGCGGCTGTCCATCTTCCCGCTGCCGGGCGCGCTGCTGCTGCCGCGCGCCTATCTCCCGCTGCATATCTTCGAGCCGCGCTATCGGGCGATGGTGAGCGATGCGCTCGCGCGCGACCGGCGCATCGCGATGATCCAGCCCTTGCCGATGCAGGCGCCCGATCTGGAGGCGCCCGCTCTGTTCGATGTCGGCTGCGTCGGCCGCATCGCGCAGGTGGAGGCGATGGAGGACGGGCGCTTCAATCTGGTGCTGGAAGGCGTCACCCGCTTTCGCACCGTGCGCGAGATGGACGTCACCACGCCGTTCCGCCAGATCGAGGCGGAGACGTTCACGGGCGATTTCGAGGATCCCGATCCGCTGCCCAGCGTCGTCCGCGCGGATGTGGAGCGCGAGGCACGCCGCTTCGCCGACGCGCATGGCTATGAGATCGAATGGGACGACGTCGGCCGGCTGGACGACGAGGCGCTGGTGAGCGGCATTTCGCAGGTCGCGCCGTTCGATATCGCGGCGAAGCAGGCGTTGCTGGAAGCCCCGACGCTGGCCGATCGCGCCGATATGCTGGTCGATTTCCTCCGTTTCTTCGGTCTGGACGCGGGCGACGAGCCTACTTTGCAGTAG
- a CDS encoding S1/P1 nuclease has translation MIRRFLLLLAGLSALGASPAAAFWEYGHQTVGAIALSQVQPRTRAAIAGLLRQQKILETPTCPMRTIEEASVWPDCIKTLGDRFSYAYSWHFQDFDVCKPFDFKANCANGNCASAQIARAQRMLADRKLPARDRLMALAFLVHFVGDIHQPLHAADAHDDAGGNGTKASYGAIGGRTNLHAIWDGLLADRAISTPPGGPAGLLSGTTVEERKTLAQGSIEDWMHQSWEVAKDVVYPSAVGDVCALPPGTKASGKLDEAKIQTLIPVMRAQVLKGGLRLARMLDEALDGDHPEVAHPPRAKAG, from the coding sequence ATGATCCGCCGCTTTCTGCTGCTCCTCGCCGGGCTGTCCGCCCTCGGCGCCTCGCCCGCCGCCGCCTTCTGGGAATATGGCCACCAGACGGTGGGCGCGATCGCGCTGTCCCAGGTGCAGCCGCGGACCCGCGCCGCCATCGCCGGGCTGCTGCGCCAGCAGAAGATCCTCGAAACGCCGACCTGCCCGATGCGGACGATCGAGGAAGCCTCGGTCTGGCCGGATTGCATTAAGACGCTGGGGGACCGTTTCTCCTACGCCTATAGCTGGCACTTCCAGGATTTCGACGTCTGCAAGCCGTTTGATTTCAAGGCGAACTGCGCGAACGGCAATTGCGCCTCGGCCCAGATCGCGCGCGCGCAGCGGATGCTGGCCGATCGCAAGCTGCCCGCGCGCGATCGCCTGATGGCGCTGGCTTTCCTTGTCCATTTCGTAGGCGACATCCACCAGCCGCTCCACGCCGCCGACGCGCATGACGATGCGGGCGGCAACGGCACGAAGGCGAGCTACGGCGCGATCGGCGGCCGCACCAATCTTCATGCCATCTGGGACGGACTGCTGGCCGATCGCGCCATCTCCACCCCGCCGGGCGGCCCCGCCGGCCTGCTCTCCGGCACCACGGTGGAGGAGCGCAAGACGCTGGCGCAAGGCTCGATCGAGGACTGGATGCATCAGAGCTGGGAGGTGGCGAAGGATGTCGTCTATCCGTCGGCCGTGGGCGATGTCTGCGCGCTACCGCCCGGTACCAAGGCCAGCGGCAAGCTGGACGAGGCCAAGATCCAGACGTTGATCCCGGTGATGCGCGCCCAGGTGCTGAAGGGCGGCCTCCGCCTCGCCCGGATGCTGGACGAGGCACTGGACGGCGATCACCCCGAAGTCGCCCACCCGCCCCGCGCCAAGGCGGGCTGA
- a CDS encoding isoaspartyl peptidase/L-asparaginase family protein produces the protein MSEWTLVIHGGSGSMRRGVLPEAEDEGGRAGLEAALKAGGAALDAGGSALDAVEAAVRVMEDDPHFNAGRGAVFSWDGANELDAAIMDGTSRAAGAISSVTTTRNPVSLARKVMEDGRHVLLSGAGADEFSRDKGLEQVEPDYFALAERRRQLDEIKAGGGFDSAMKYGTVGAVAVDAQGHVAAATSTGGLTAKRWGRIGDSPLIGAGTYADDRACATSCTGSGEIFIRAVAAHEIAALVRFGKLGPVDAAGSVIAEIGAMGGKGGVITVGPDGTGGWAFNTPGMYRGILRSGEAPRVAIYDDED, from the coding sequence ATGAGCGAATGGACGCTGGTGATCCACGGTGGATCCGGATCGATGCGGCGCGGCGTACTGCCCGAGGCGGAGGATGAAGGCGGTCGCGCCGGGCTGGAGGCCGCGCTGAAGGCGGGCGGCGCCGCGCTCGACGCCGGCGGCTCCGCGCTGGATGCGGTCGAGGCCGCGGTGCGGGTGATGGAGGACGATCCCCATTTCAACGCCGGGCGCGGCGCGGTCTTCTCGTGGGACGGCGCCAACGAACTGGACGCCGCGATCATGGACGGCACCAGCCGCGCCGCCGGCGCGATCAGTTCGGTCACCACCACGCGCAACCCCGTCTCGCTCGCCCGCAAGGTGATGGAAGATGGCCGCCATGTGCTGCTGTCGGGCGCGGGCGCGGACGAATTCAGCCGCGACAAGGGGCTGGAGCAGGTCGAACCGGACTATTTCGCGCTGGCCGAGCGTCGTCGCCAACTCGACGAGATCAAGGCCGGCGGCGGTTTCGACAGCGCGATGAAATATGGCACGGTCGGCGCTGTCGCGGTGGACGCGCAGGGCCATGTCGCCGCCGCCACCTCCACCGGCGGCCTGACCGCCAAGCGCTGGGGCCGGATCGGCGACAGCCCGCTGATCGGTGCGGGCACCTATGCCGACGATCGCGCCTGCGCCACCTCCTGCACCGGATCGGGCGAGATCTTCATCCGCGCCGTGGCCGCGCACGAGATCGCCGCGCTGGTCCGCTTCGGCAAGCTCGGGCCGGTGGATGCCGCCGGATCGGTGATCGCCGAGATCGGCGCCATGGGGGGCAAGGGCGGCGTCATCACCGTCGGACCGGACGGCACGGGGGGCTGGGCGTTCAACACGCCGGGCATGTATCGCGGCATCCTGCGATCGGGCGAAGCGCCCCGAGTCGCCATCTATGACGACGAAGATTGA
- a CDS encoding acyltransferase family protein: protein MPASAPTYPGAPAPSAPVPRPGRHFGMDWLRIGAFQLLILYHIGMYFVPWEWHVTADKTVPWAVLPMVAINAWRLTLLFTVSGFASAAMLTRTKLPPFVKNRVVRLGVPLIFGVIVITPIQPWIQLTTQRGYTADFSYFYLHDYYRFAMFRGMPLPAWQHLWFVFYLLVYTLLLACLRTLPAGLRTSLRSIVERILTGPLLLLIPAAIAIFVRLHWLASAEDNHNFLGDWVAHIRHFPAFLFGYLLYRSQSFWGTIRKGWPWIAAVALIATVIEVLIAWDYPMTRPITAGMRSLYQAARVVQGWSAILALIGIADHYWDRDVGPRAMLAEAVFPFYIIHQTIIIVVGWLLLGSDVPNLPRLLILVATTMIGCWIFYLVGRRVAFIRPLIGLRPKPPTFRHKEA from the coding sequence GTGCCTGCTTCCGCCCCCACCTACCCCGGTGCCCCCGCGCCGTCCGCTCCCGTGCCGCGCCCCGGCCGCCATTTCGGCATGGACTGGCTCCGCATCGGCGCGTTCCAGCTGCTGATCCTCTATCATATCGGCATGTATTTCGTGCCGTGGGAATGGCACGTCACCGCCGACAAGACGGTCCCCTGGGCGGTGCTGCCGATGGTGGCGATCAACGCGTGGCGGCTGACATTGCTGTTCACCGTATCCGGTTTCGCCAGTGCGGCGATGCTGACGCGCACGAAGCTGCCGCCCTTCGTGAAGAACCGGGTGGTGCGGCTCGGCGTGCCCCTGATCTTCGGCGTGATCGTCATCACGCCGATCCAGCCCTGGATCCAGTTGACCACGCAGCGCGGCTACACCGCCGATTTCTCCTATTTCTACCTGCACGATTATTATCGGTTCGCGATGTTCCGGGGCATGCCTTTGCCCGCGTGGCAGCATCTGTGGTTCGTCTTCTACCTGCTGGTCTATACGCTGCTGCTCGCCTGCCTGCGGACGTTGCCGGCCGGGCTGCGGACGAGCCTGCGATCGATCGTCGAGCGTATCCTGACGGGGCCTTTGCTCCTGCTGATCCCCGCCGCCATCGCCATCTTCGTGCGGCTCCACTGGCTGGCATCGGCCGAGGACAATCACAATTTCCTCGGCGACTGGGTGGCGCATATCCGCCACTTCCCGGCCTTCCTGTTCGGTTACCTTCTCTATCGGTCGCAGAGCTTCTGGGGCACGATCCGCAAGGGCTGGCCGTGGATCGCCGCCGTCGCGCTGATCGCCACCGTGATCGAGGTGCTGATCGCGTGGGATTATCCGATGACGCGGCCGATCACGGCGGGGATGCGATCGCTCTATCAGGCCGCGCGCGTCGTGCAGGGCTGGAGCGCGATCCTCGCCCTGATCGGCATCGCCGACCATTATTGGGACCGCGACGTGGGCCCCCGCGCGATGCTGGCCGAGGCGGTCTTCCCCTTCTATATCATCCACCAGACGATCATCATCGTGGTCGGCTGGCTGCTGCTGGGGAGCGATGTGCCCAACCTGCCCCGCCTCCTGATCCTGGTCGCGACCACGATGATCGGCTGCTGGATCTTCTATCTCGTCGGGCGACGCGTCGCCTTCATCCGGCCGTTGATCGGCCTGCGACCCAAACCGCCGACGTTTCGACACAAAGAGGCCTGA
- the ispG gene encoding flavodoxin-dependent (E)-4-hydroxy-3-methylbut-2-enyl-diphosphate synthase: protein MSVRPWRDIARRQSRQIMVGKVPVGGDAPISVQTMTNTPTEDAAATIDQIRRCEEAGADIIRVSCPDEASTAALPLITRAAKVPIVADIHFHYKRALEAADAGAACLRINPGNIGSSERVAEVVRAAKANGCAIRIGVNAGSLEKDLLEKYGEPCPEALVESALDHIKLLQDQDFHEYKVAVKASDVFLAVSAYMQLADAVDCPLHLGITEAGGLIGGTVKSAIGMGNLLWAGIGDTIRVSLSAEPEEEVRVGFEILKALGLRQRGVRVVSCPSCARQGFDVIRTVEKLENRLQHIRVPLSLSVLGCVVNGPGEARETDIGLTGGGNGKHMVYLSGVTDHTIQDADMIDHIVKLVEAKAAEIEAAEAVAEAAE from the coding sequence ATGTCCGTTCGCCCCTGGCGCGATATTGCGCGCCGCCAATCCCGTCAGATCATGGTCGGCAAGGTGCCCGTCGGCGGCGATGCCCCGATCTCGGTGCAGACCATGACCAACACGCCGACCGAAGATGCCGCGGCGACGATCGACCAGATCCGCCGCTGCGAGGAAGCGGGCGCGGACATCATCCGCGTCTCCTGCCCGGACGAGGCCTCGACGGCGGCGCTGCCGCTGATCACGCGCGCCGCCAAGGTGCCGATCGTGGCGGACATCCACTTCCATTATAAGCGTGCACTGGAAGCGGCCGATGCGGGCGCCGCCTGCCTCCGCATCAATCCCGGCAATATCGGATCGAGCGAGCGCGTGGCCGAAGTGGTGCGCGCCGCCAAGGCCAATGGCTGCGCGATCCGCATCGGCGTGAACGCGGGCAGCCTCGAGAAGGACCTGCTGGAGAAATATGGCGAGCCGTGCCCCGAGGCCCTCGTCGAAAGCGCGCTCGATCATATCAAGCTGCTGCAGGATCAGGATTTCCACGAATATAAGGTGGCGGTGAAGGCGTCGGACGTGTTCCTCGCCGTCTCCGCCTACATGCAGCTGGCCGATGCGGTGGATTGCCCGCTGCATCTGGGCATCACTGAGGCGGGCGGCCTGATCGGCGGCACGGTGAAGTCGGCGATCGGCATGGGCAATCTGCTCTGGGCCGGCATCGGCGACACGATCCGCGTGAGCCTTTCGGCCGAGCCCGAGGAAGAGGTACGCGTCGGCTTCGAGATTCTGAAGGCGCTCGGCCTGCGCCAGCGCGGCGTGCGCGTCGTCTCGTGCCCCAGCTGCGCGCGGCAGGGCTTCGACGTGATCCGGACGGTCGAGAAGCTGGAGAACCGGCTGCAGCATATCCGCGTGCCGCTGAGCCTTTCGGTGCTGGGCTGCGTGGTGAATGGCCCCGGCGAGGCGCGCGAGACCGACATCGGCCTCACCGGCGGCGGTAATGGCAAGCACATGGTCTATCTGTCGGGCGTCACCGATCATACGATCCAGGATGCCGACATGATCGATCATATCGTGAAGCTGGTCGAGGCGAAGGCCGCCGAGATCGAGGCGGCCGAGGCGGTGGCGGAAGCGGCGGAGTAA